A genomic segment from Streptosporangium roseum DSM 43021 encodes:
- a CDS encoding response regulator, with amino-acid sequence MTIRVLIADDQVLVRTGFQMILDAQEDMEVVATAGNGAEAVEHARRLRPDVCLLDIRMPKLDGLEATRILAGPGVPDPMRVVIVTTFDLDEYVYGALRAGATGFLLKDSGPTLLIEAIRAAAAGDALVSPSVTVRLLEHLAHPRSGGARPLTEPLTERELDVVRLVARGRTNQEVAAELFVSLSTVKTHLGSIQAKLGARNRVEIAAWAWESGVVS; translated from the coding sequence GTGACGATTCGGGTGCTCATCGCTGACGATCAGGTTCTGGTGCGGACCGGTTTCCAGATGATTCTGGACGCCCAGGAGGACATGGAGGTCGTGGCGACCGCCGGGAACGGCGCCGAGGCGGTCGAGCACGCGAGGAGGCTCCGGCCCGACGTGTGCCTGCTCGACATCCGGATGCCCAAGCTGGACGGTCTTGAGGCCACCCGGATCCTGGCCGGGCCCGGGGTGCCCGATCCGATGCGGGTGGTCATCGTCACAACCTTCGACCTGGACGAATACGTCTACGGAGCACTGCGCGCGGGCGCGACCGGGTTCCTGCTCAAGGACAGCGGGCCGACGCTGCTGATCGAGGCGATCCGGGCCGCGGCGGCCGGGGACGCCCTGGTGTCGCCGTCGGTGACCGTACGCCTGCTCGAACACCTGGCCCATCCCCGGTCCGGGGGCGCCCGCCCGCTCACCGAGCCGCTCACCGAACGCGAGCTGGACGTCGTCCGCCTGGTGGCCAGGGGACGGACCAACCAGGAGGTCGCCGCGGAGCTGTTCGTCTCGCTGTCGACGGTAAAGACGCACCTGGGGAGCATCCAGGCGAAGCTCGGCGCCAGGAACCGGGTGGAGATCGCCGCCTGGGCGTGGGAGTCGGGCGTGGTGAGCTGA
- a CDS encoding ABC transporter ATP-binding protein, whose translation MSVVLEGTGLVKRFGPTVALGGVGLAVHTGEAVAIMGPSGSGKSTLLHCLAGIMKPDAGEVHLLGLRIDAMGERQRSALRRTRFGFVFQFGQLLPELPAEENVALPLMLGGVSRADAVRQAREWFGPLGLGGMEGRRPGELSGGQAQRVAIARALVTRPAVIFADEPTGALDQSTGHDTMRLLVEATKHNGASLVVVTHDHQVARWCDRVTEVRDGRILPGQDVTRPPAGHDPHLSAGHGAHPSAGHDPRPSAGHDPRHPAPGQDVTREPATRILPGVTG comes from the coding sequence ATGAGTGTTGTTCTTGAAGGGACCGGCCTGGTCAAGCGGTTCGGCCCGACCGTGGCGCTGGGCGGCGTCGGGCTGGCCGTCCACACCGGCGAGGCAGTGGCGATCATGGGACCGAGCGGGTCGGGCAAGTCGACCCTGTTGCACTGCCTCGCCGGGATCATGAAGCCGGACGCGGGCGAGGTCCACCTGCTCGGCCTGCGCATCGACGCGATGGGGGAGCGGCAGCGCAGCGCCCTGCGCCGTACCCGGTTCGGGTTCGTGTTCCAGTTCGGCCAGCTCCTGCCGGAGCTCCCGGCCGAGGAGAACGTCGCGCTGCCTCTCATGCTCGGCGGCGTCTCCCGGGCCGACGCCGTACGGCAGGCCCGCGAGTGGTTCGGCCCGCTCGGGCTCGGAGGCATGGAGGGCCGCCGCCCCGGCGAGCTCTCCGGCGGTCAGGCGCAGCGGGTGGCGATCGCCCGCGCGCTGGTCACCCGGCCCGCGGTGATCTTCGCCGACGAGCCGACCGGCGCGCTCGACCAGAGCACCGGCCACGACACGATGCGCCTGCTGGTGGAGGCCACCAAGCACAACGGGGCCTCGCTGGTGGTCGTCACCCACGACCACCAGGTGGCCCGGTGGTGTGACCGCGTGACCGAGGTCCGCGACGGCCGGATCCTCCCCGGCCAGGACGTCACGCGGCCTCCCGCCGGACACGACCCGCACCTCTCCGCCGGTCACGGCGCCCACCCCTCCGCCGGTCACGACCCGCGCCCCTCCGCCGGTCACGACCCGCGGCACCCGGCCCCCGGCCAGGACGTCACGCGGGAGCCGGCGACCCGGATCCTTCCCGGGGTGACCGGGTGA